The Saccharomyces cerevisiae S288C chromosome VII, complete sequence genome includes a region encoding these proteins:
- a CDS encoding gag-pol fusion protein (Retrotransposon TYA Gag and TYB Pol genes; transcribed/translated as one unit; polyprotein is processed to make a nucleocapsid-like protein (Gag), reverse transcriptase (RT), protease (PR), and integrase (IN); similar to retroviral genes), which translates to MESQQLHQNPHSLHGSAYASVTSKEVPSNQDPLAVSASNLPEFDRDSTKVNSQQETTPGTSAVPENHHHVSPQPASVPPPQNGQYQQHGMMTPNKAMASNWAHYQQPSMMTCSHYQTSPAYYQPDPHYPLPQYIPPLSTSSPDPIDSQNQHSEVPQAETKVRNNVLPPHTLTSEENFSTWVKFYIRFLKNSNLGDIIPNDQGEIKSQMTYEEHAYIYNTFQAFAPFHLLPTWVKQILEINYADILTVLCKSVSKMQTNNQELKDWIALANLEYDGSTSADTFEITVSTIIQRLKENNINVSDRLACQLILKGLSGDFKYLRNQYRTKTNMKLSQLFAEIQLIYDENKIMNLNKPSQYKQHSEYKNVSRTSPNTTNTKVTTRNYHRTNSSKPRAAKAHNIATSSKFSRVNNDHINESTVSSQYLSDDNELSLGQQQKESKPTHTIDSNDELPDHLLIDSGASQTLVRSAHYLHHATPNSEINIVDAQKQDIPINAIGNLHFNFQNGTKTSIKALHTPNIAYDLLSLSELANQNITACFTRNTLERSDGTVLAPIVKHGDFYWLSKKYLIPSHISKLTINNVNKSKSVNKYPYPLIHRMLGHANFRSIQKSLKKNAVTYLKESDIEWSNASTYQCPDCLIGKSTKHRHVKGSRLKYQESYEPFQYLHTDIFGPVHHLPKSAPSYFISFTDEKTRFQWVYPLHDRREESILNVFTSILAFIKNQFNARVLVIQMDRGSEYTNKTLHKFFTNRGITACYTTTADSRAHGVAERLNRTLLNDCRTLLHCSGLPNHLWFSAVEFSTIIRNSLVSPKNDKSARQHAGLAGLDITTILPFGQPVIVNNHNPDSKIHPRGIPGYALHPSRNSYGYIIYLPSLKKTVDTTNYVILQDKQSKLDQFNYDTLTFDDDLNRLTAHNQSFIEQNETEQSYDQNTESDHDYQSEIEINSDPLVNDFSSQSINPLQLDKEPVQKVRAPKEVDADISEYNILPSTIRSRTPHIINKESTEMGGTVESDTTSPRHSSTFTARNQNRPGSTNEMIDLTSQDRVNYGLENIKTTRLGGTEEPYIQRNSDTNIKYRTTNSTPSIDDRSSNSESTTPIISIETKAVCDNTPSIDTDPPEYRSSDHATPNIMPDKSSKNVTADSILDDLPLPDLTHKSPTDTSDVSKDIPHIHSRQTNSSLGGMDDSNVLTTTKSKKRSLEDNETEIEVSRDTWNNKNMRSLEPPRSKKRINLIAAIKGVKSIKPVRTTLRYDEAITYNKDNKEKDRYVEAYHKEISQLLKMNTWDTNKYYDRNDIDPKKVINSMFIFNKKRDGTHKARFVARGDIQHPDTYDSDMQSNTVHHYALMTSLSIALDNDYYITQLDISSAYLYADIKEELYIRPPPHLGLNDKLLRLRKSLYGLKQSGANWYETIKSYLINCCDMQEVRGWSCVFKNSQVTICLFVDDMILFSKDLNANKKIITTLKKQYDTKIINLGESDNEIQYDILGLEIKYQRSKYMKLGMEKSLTEKLPKLNVPLNPKGKKLRAPGQPGHYIDQDELEIDEDEYKEKVHEMQKLIGLASYVGYKFRFDLLYYINTLAQHILFPSRQVLDMTYELIQFMWDTRDKQLIWHKNKPTKPDNKLVAISDASYGNQPYYKSQIGNIFLLNGKVIGGKSTKASLTCTSTTEAEIHAVSEAIPLLNNLSHLVQELNKKPIIKGLLTDSRSTISIIKSTNEEKFRNRFFGTKAMRLRDEVSGNNLYVYYIETKKNIADVMTKPLPIKTFKLLTNKWIH; encoded by the exons atggaatcccaacaattacatcaaaatccacattctCTACATGGTAGCGCCTAtgcttcggttacttctaaggaagtcccatcaaatcaagatccgttagccgtttcagcttccaattTACCGGAATTTGATAGAGATTCCACTAAGGTTAATTCTCAACAAGAGACAACACCTGGGAcatcagctgttccagagaaccatcatcatgtctctcctcaacctgcttcagtaccacctCCACAGAATGGACAGTACCAACAGCACGGCATGATGACCCCAAACAAAGCTATGGCCTCTAACTGGGCACATTACCAACAACCGTCTATGATGACGTGTTCACATTATCAAACGTCACCTGCGTATTATCAACCGGACCCACACTATCCGTTGCCACAGTATATCCCACCACTGAGTACTTCCTCACCTGATCCAATCGATTCACAGAATCAACACTCTGAAGTACCTCAAGCTGAGACAAAGGTGAGAAATAACGTCTTACCACCACACACTTTaacatcagaagaaaacttttctacATGGGTTAAATTTTACAtcagatttttgaagaactcTAATCTCGGTGACATCATTCCAAATGACCAGGGTGAAATCAAAAGTCAAATGACTTATGAAGAACAtgcgtatatatacaatacCTTCCAAGCATTTGCCccatttcatttattgcCAACATGggtaaaacaaattttagaaattaatTATGCTGACATCCTTACAGTCCTTTGTAAAAGTGTGTCCAAAATGCAAACTAACAATCAAGAATTAAAGGATTGGATAGCTCTTGCCAACCTTGAGTACGACGGAAGTACATCTGCTGatacatttgaaattacaGTCAGTACGATCATTCAGAggctaaaagaaaacaatatcaatgtTAGCGACAGATTGGCCTGTCAACTAATACTTAAAGGTCTATCCGGTGACTTCAAATACCTACGTAATCAATATCGTACCAAAACGAACATGAAACTTTCCCAATTATTCGCTGAAATTCAGTTAATATATgacgaaaataaaatcatgaaTCTAAATAAACCGTCCCAATACAAACAACACAGCgaatacaaaaatgttTCTCGCACATCTCCAAACACGACTAACACAAAGGTTACAACTCGTAATTATCATAGAACAAATAGTTCAAAACCAAGAGCAGCAAAAGCTCACAATATTGCTACATCTAGTAAATTCTCAAGGGTGAACAATGATCACATTAATGAATCAACCGTTTCATCACAATACTTAAGCGATGACAACGAACTTAGTCTT GGCCAGCAACAGAAAGAATCTAAGCCAACACACACAATAGACTCGAATGACGAACTACCTGATCACCTTCTTATTGATTCAGGAGCTTCGCAAACGCTTGTCAGATCAGCCCATTATTTACACCATGCAACACCCAATTCTGAAATAAACATAGTCGATGCTCAAAAACAAGACATTCCTATAAATGCCATTGGTAATCTTCACTTCAACTTTCAGAACGgcaccaaaacatcaataaaagcACTACACACACCAAACATAGCCTATGATCTATTAAGTTTGAGTGAGCTGGctaatcaaaatattactgCCTGCTTTACCAGAAACACTTTAGAAAGATCGGATGGTACAGTACTAGCTCCCATAGTCAAACatggagacttttactggTTATCTAAAAAATACCTAATTCCTTCGCACATTTCAAAGCTAACAATAAACAACGtcaacaaaagcaaaagcgTAAATAAATATCCATATCCGTTAATACATCGAATGCTTGGACATGCTAACTTCCGAAGTATTCAGAAGTCTCTTAAGAAGAATGCAGTTACATATTTGAAGGAATCGGATATTGAATGGTCTAACGCTAGCACatatcaatgtcctgaCTGTCtaatcggcaaaagcacGAAACATAGACATGTCAAAGGATCACGACTAAAGTACCAAGAATCATATGAGCCTTTTCAGTACTTGCACACCGATATATTTGGTCCTGTACATCACTTACCGAAAAGTGCACCTTCTTACTTTATATCGTTTACAGATGAGAAAACCAGATTCCAATGGGTGTACCCATTACACGACCGTCGTGAAGAATCTATCCTCAATGTTTTTACATCGATATTAGCATTTATTAAGAACCAATTCAATGCTCGCGTTCTAGTTATCCAGATGGATCGTGGCTCCGAGTACACTAACAAAACTCTTCATAAGTTCTTTACGAACAGAGGTATTACTGcatgctatacaaccacGGCAGATTCTAGAGCACACGGTGTCGCTGAACGATTAAATCGTACTTTATTAAACGATTGTCGCACACTGCTTCATTGCAGTGGTCTACCAAATCATCTATGGTTCTCAGCagtcgaattttctactataaTCAGAAATTCATTAGTCTCACCAAAAAACGAtaaatctgcaagacaacatgcAGGTTTAGCTGGACTGGACATTACTACTATACtacctttcggtcaaccGGTTATAGTTAACAACCATAATCCCGACTCgaaaatacatcctcgtggcaTTCCAGGTTACGCCTTACATCCGTCACGAAACTCTTATGGCTATATtatctatcttccatcattaaaaaagacagtAGATACTACCAATTACGTTATATTACAAGACAAGCAATCCAAATTGGACCAATTCAATTATGATACACTCACctttgatgatgatctCAATCGTTTAACAGCCCATAACCAATCttttattgaacaaaatgaaacgGAGCAGTCATATGATCAAAATACAGAATCTGATCATGACTATCAATCGGAGATTGAAATAAACTCTGATCCTCTAGTGAACGACTTCTCGTCCCAATCAATAAACCCTTTACAATTAGACAAGGAACCAGTCCAAAAAGTACGTGCaccaaaagaagttgatgccgacatatctgaatacaatattcttccatctaCTATACGATCTCGTACACCCcatatcattaataaagaGAGTACCGAAATGGGTGGTACCGTTGAATCAGATACTACTTCACCTAGACACTCGTCTACCTTCACTGCACGAAACCAAAACCGACCTGGTAGTACCAATGAGATGATTGATTTGACCTCACAGGATAGAGTTAATTATGGActtgaaaacatcaaaactACACGTTTGGGTGGTACGGAGGAACCATATATTCAACGAAATAGTGAtacaaatatcaaatacaGGACTACAAATAGTACGCCCTCAATAGATGACCGTTCGTCCAACAGTGAATCCACTACTCCCATCATCTCCATAGAAACAAAGGCTGTATGTGATAATACACCCTCCATTGATACGGATCCGCCAGAATATCGATCTTCTGACCATGCGACTCCTAATATAATGCCTGAcaaatcctcaaaaaatgttacGGCTGATTCTATTCTTGACGACCTCCCACTTCCTGACTTAACCCATAAATCTCCTACGGACACTTCTgatgtttcaaaagatattccacACATACACTCTCGTCAgactaattccagtttgggtggtatggatGATTCTAATGTTCTGACTACTACcaaaagtaagaaaagatcattagaagataatgaaactgaaattgaGGTATCCcgagacacatggaataataagaatatgAGAAGTCTGGAACCACcaagatcgaagaaacgcATAAATTTAATTGCAGCAATAAAAGGAGTGAAATCGATCAAACCAGTTCGAACGACCTTAAGATATGATGAAGCAATTACATATAAtaaagacaacaaagaaaaagacagaTATGTTGAAGCTTatcataaagaaattagccaactattgaaaatgaacacTTGGGatacaaacaaatattatgataGAAATGACATAGATCctaaaaaagtaataaactcaatgtttatatttaacaagaaacgtgaTGGTACACACaaagctagatttgttgcaagaggcGACATTCAACACCCCGATACATATGATTCTGATatgcaatccaataccGTACATCACTATGCACTGATGACGTCACTGTCAATCGCATTAGACAACGACTATTATATCACACAGCTGGACATATCCTCTGCTTACTTATATGctgatatcaaagaagaattatacataagacctccaccacatttaggTTTGAATGATAAATTACTACGTTTGAGAAAATCACTCTATGgtttgaaacaaagtggtgCAAACTGGTATGAAACCATTAAAtcatatttaataaattgttGCGACATGCAAGAAGTTCGCggatggtcatgcgtatttaagaatagtcaagtaacaatttgcttattcgttgatgatatgatattattcagcaaagacttaaatgcaaataagaaaatcataacaacactcaagaaacaatacgatacaaagataataaatctgggtgaaagtgataacgaaattcagtACGACATACTTGGATTAGagatcaaatatcaaagaagcaagtacatgaaattaggtatggaaaaatccttgacagaaaaattacccaaactaaacgtacctttgaacccaaaaggaaagaaacttagagctccaggtcaaccaggtcattatatagaccaggatgaactagaaatagatgaagatgaatacaaagagaaagtacatgaaatgcaaaagttgattggtctagcttcatatgttggatataaatttagatttgacttactatactacatcaacacacttgctcaacatatactattcccctctaggcaagttttagacatgacatatgagttaatacaattcatgtgggacactagagataaacaattaatatggcacaaaaacaaacctaccaagccagataataaactagtCGCAATAAGCGATGCTTCATATGGTAACCAACCATATTACAAGTCACAAATTGGTAACATTTTCCTACTCAACGGAAAAGtgattggaggaaagtcgACAAAGGCTTCGTTAACATGCACTTCAACTacagaagcagaaatacacgcAGTCAGTGAAGCTATTCCGCTATTGAATAACCTCAGTCACCTTGTGcaagaacttaacaagaaaccaattattaaaGGCTTACTTACTGATAGTAGATCAACgatcagtataattaagtctacaaatgaagagaaatttagaaacagattttttggcacaaaggcaatgagacttagagatgaagtatcaggtaataatttatacgtatactacatcgagaccaagaagaacattgctgatgtgatgacaaaacctcttccgataaaaacatttaaactattaactaacaaatggattcattag
- a CDS encoding gag protein (Retrotransposon TYA Gag gene co-transcribed with TYB Pol; translated as TYA or TYA-TYB polyprotein; Gag is a nucleocapsid protein that is the structural constituent of virus-like particles (VLPs); similar to retroviral Gag) has protein sequence MESQQLHQNPHSLHGSAYASVTSKEVPSNQDPLAVSASNLPEFDRDSTKVNSQQETTPGTSAVPENHHHVSPQPASVPPPQNGQYQQHGMMTPNKAMASNWAHYQQPSMMTCSHYQTSPAYYQPDPHYPLPQYIPPLSTSSPDPIDSQNQHSEVPQAETKVRNNVLPPHTLTSEENFSTWVKFYIRFLKNSNLGDIIPNDQGEIKSQMTYEEHAYIYNTFQAFAPFHLLPTWVKQILEINYADILTVLCKSVSKMQTNNQELKDWIALANLEYDGSTSADTFEITVSTIIQRLKENNINVSDRLACQLILKGLSGDFKYLRNQYRTKTNMKLSQLFAEIQLIYDENKIMNLNKPSQYKQHSEYKNVSRTSPNTTNTKVTTRNYHRTNSSKPRAAKAHNIATSSKFSRVNNDHINESTVSSQYLSDDNELSLRPATERI, from the coding sequence atggaatcccaacaattacatcaaaatccacattctCTACATGGTAGCGCCTAtgcttcggttacttctaaggaagtcccatcaaatcaagatccgttagccgtttcagcttccaattTACCGGAATTTGATAGAGATTCCACTAAGGTTAATTCTCAACAAGAGACAACACCTGGGAcatcagctgttccagagaaccatcatcatgtctctcctcaacctgcttcagtaccacctCCACAGAATGGACAGTACCAACAGCACGGCATGATGACCCCAAACAAAGCTATGGCCTCTAACTGGGCACATTACCAACAACCGTCTATGATGACGTGTTCACATTATCAAACGTCACCTGCGTATTATCAACCGGACCCACACTATCCGTTGCCACAGTATATCCCACCACTGAGTACTTCCTCACCTGATCCAATCGATTCACAGAATCAACACTCTGAAGTACCTCAAGCTGAGACAAAGGTGAGAAATAACGTCTTACCACCACACACTTTaacatcagaagaaaacttttctacATGGGTTAAATTTTACAtcagatttttgaagaactcTAATCTCGGTGACATCATTCCAAATGACCAGGGTGAAATCAAAAGTCAAATGACTTATGAAGAACAtgcgtatatatacaatacCTTCCAAGCATTTGCCccatttcatttattgcCAACATGggtaaaacaaattttagaaattaatTATGCTGACATCCTTACAGTCCTTTGTAAAAGTGTGTCCAAAATGCAAACTAACAATCAAGAATTAAAGGATTGGATAGCTCTTGCCAACCTTGAGTACGACGGAAGTACATCTGCTGatacatttgaaattacaGTCAGTACGATCATTCAGAggctaaaagaaaacaatatcaatgtTAGCGACAGATTGGCCTGTCAACTAATACTTAAAGGTCTATCCGGTGACTTCAAATACCTACGTAATCAATATCGTACCAAAACGAACATGAAACTTTCCCAATTATTCGCTGAAATTCAGTTAATATATgacgaaaataaaatcatgaaTCTAAATAAACCGTCCCAATACAAACAACACAGCgaatacaaaaatgttTCTCGCACATCTCCAAACACGACTAACACAAAGGTTACAACTCGTAATTATCATAGAACAAATAGTTCAAAACCAAGAGCAGCAAAAGCTCACAATATTGCTACATCTAGTAAATTCTCAAGGGTGAACAATGATCACATTAATGAATCAACCGTTTCATCACAATACTTAAGCGATGACAACGAACTTAGTCTTAGGCCAGCAACAGAAAGAATCTAA